From Lolium perenne isolate Kyuss_39 chromosome 5, Kyuss_2.0, whole genome shotgun sequence, a single genomic window includes:
- the LOC127325910 gene encoding uncharacterized protein, giving the protein MRHFIKNTARKLRRLAKLLGCREGEIAATSSSEEAEIPDDTILSQSISRGKKQATRSAYQLKPRGKAPHRYTPEDYANRGKKAVIESDEELPRRSALRRMRNDEPSSSEEQEVQQQEEQRQRTKRKAVRKQPVRRGRRA; this is encoded by the exons ATGcggcatttcattaag aacactgcacggaagttgcggcggttagccaagttgctaggttgccgcgaaggcgaaattgcggctacatcctcttctgaagaggcggag ATTCCTGACGACACCATTCTGAGTCAAAGCATTAGTCGAGGCAAGAAGCAAGCCACACGGTCTGCGTACCAGTTGAAGCCGAGGGGCAAGGCTCCACACCGttacactccggaagattatgcGAACCGAGGAAAGAAGGCTGTGATCGAGTCCGATGAGGAGCTGCCGCGGAGATCagctttgaggaggatgaggaacgatGAGCCGTCATCTTCAGAGGAGCAGGAGGTGCAGCAGCAAGAAGAGCAACGGCAGCGGACGAAAAGGAaggccgtccggaagcagcccgtgaGGAGGGGACGCCGAGCTTAG